In Littorina saxatilis isolate snail1 linkage group LG8, US_GU_Lsax_2.0, whole genome shotgun sequence, a single genomic region encodes these proteins:
- the LOC138974564 gene encoding uncharacterized protein: protein MQEAWKVLEDWTKKWLVNINTRKTTYTIFSLSPKELKANLKLCGQTLQADNTPTYLGVTFDRRLTWKQQTEKVEARAKLRLALMKKLTGTTWGADAAILKKMYVGSVRPVLEYGVTAWGTAAKSNFDRVSKVQNQAARIITGAMRSTPIQELENIMGLEPMEDRRDTKLLTQAAKFKRLPTHPMKDRLSHPTKGRLKRGSFIHQTRVLERRHQDILDPQPQYLENPSWRDEGRPQIRCSIPAVGKKDSQSCAELKSLTIEHIHNSYPQRQWTHVYTDGSADQAVRSGGAGIYIKYPGGREEEHISLATGLYSTNFKAETVALQTDAARIEHSPLSSNNVVFFSDAKSVLQALDTARDKELNDLSSALTSLCRAHTVVLQWVPSHCNILGNEAAETLPPDHGCLPRPCSETEICVPYKGAVSFQCIQAPASGLCASQQNDRVVFLAEFGNGLG from the exons ATGCAAGAGGCGTGGAAAGTGCTTGAGGACTGGACAAAGAAGTGGCTCGTCAACATCAACACCAGGAAGACCACTTACACGATCTTTAGTCTGTCCCCGAAAGAACTGAAGGCCAACCTCAAGCTCTGCGGACAGACGCTGCAGGCTGACAACACCCCCACGTACCTTGGCGTGACCTTTGACAGGCGACTCACCTGGAAACAGCAGACAGAGAAAGTCGAAGCCAGAGCCAAGCTAAGGTTAGCACTAATGAAAAAGCTAACTGGCACAACGTGGGGCGCAGATGCAGCAATCCTCAAGAAAATGTACGTGGGCAGCGTCAGACCAGTACTTGAGTACGGAGTGACGGCATGGGGCACAGCAGCCAAGTCAAATTTTGACAGAGTCAGCAAGGTGCAGAACCAGGCGGCCAGAATCATCACTGGCGCCATGCGGTCAACCCCTATCCAAGAGCTGGAAAACATCATGGGCCTTGAGCCCATGGAAGACAGAAGGGACACCAAACTCCTCACCCAGGCAGCTAAATTCAAACGACTGCCAACTCACCCCATGAAAGACAGACTGTCCCATCCGACAAAAGGAAGACTGAAGAGAGGAAGCTTCATTCACCAGACGAGGGTGTTGGAAAGGAGACACCAAGATATCCTGGACCCGCAACCCCAATACCTTGAAAACCCAAGCTGGAGGGATGAAGGAAGACCCCAGATACGCTGCAGTATTCCTGCCGTTGGCAAGAAAGACTCCCAGAGCTGTGCTGAACTGAAGTCTCTCACCATTGAACACATCCACAACTCCTACCCCCAACGCCAATGGACTCATGTATACACTGACGGATCTGCCGACCAGGCTGTCAGAAGTGGTGGTGCTGGAATCTACATAAAGTACCCAGGAGGtcgagaagaagaacacatctcCCTCGCTACCGGCCTCTACTCCACCAACTTCAAGGCTGAAACAGTAGCGCTCCAGACAGATGCAGCCCGCATTGAGCACAGTCCACTCTCCTCCAACAACGTTGTGTTCTTCAGCGACGCAAAGTCAGTCCTGCAGGCCttagacactgccagagacaaagAACTGAATGACCTGTCATCAGCCTTGACCTCCCTGTGCAGAGCCCACACAGTCGTGCTGcaatgggtcccctctcactgcaacatactaggcaacgaagccgcagaaactctg ccCCCAGATCACGGATGCCTACCAAGACCTTGCAGCGAAACGGAGATCTGCGTTCCCTACAAAGGTGCAGTCAGCTTTCAGTGTATCCAGGCACCAGCTTCAGGTTTGTGCGCTTCACAACAGAACGATCGAGTGGTCTTTCTAGCTGAGTTTGGCAATGGCTTGGGTTGA